The Streptomyces sp. RKAG293 genome includes a region encoding these proteins:
- a CDS encoding pyrimidine reductase family protein yields the protein MRRLFPVPSARPAPSAGESPAAPGSRHPRDSPGSPAAPNAADPLDSLDGLADAYAYPDRAGGPWLRANMVASLDGAAWHDGKSQGLSSAADLRVFGTLRALADVVVVGAETVRQEGYRPAKAREAFAERRAAAGQSPAPVIAVVSASLDLDFSLPLFTAPLIPTLILTGATAPPERVAAATKAGAHVVTAGDGAGADPVRAVRELAELGLTRLLHEGGPRLLAQFTAAGVVDELCLTIAPLLTAGDAPRIMNGPGVTVPERFSPTSILEEDGFLFTRYTRG from the coding sequence ATGCGCCGCCTGTTTCCCGTGCCCAGTGCCCGTCCCGCCCCCAGCGCCGGCGAGAGCCCCGCCGCGCCCGGGTCCCGGCACCCGCGGGACTCCCCGGGCTCCCCGGCTGCTCCGAACGCCGCGGACCCGCTGGACTCGCTCGACGGGCTGGCCGACGCGTATGCCTATCCGGACCGGGCCGGAGGCCCGTGGCTGCGGGCGAACATGGTGGCGTCCCTGGACGGCGCCGCCTGGCATGACGGGAAGTCCCAGGGGTTGTCCTCGGCGGCCGACCTGCGGGTGTTCGGCACGCTGCGGGCGCTGGCCGACGTGGTGGTCGTCGGCGCGGAGACGGTCCGGCAGGAGGGCTACCGGCCGGCGAAGGCGCGGGAGGCGTTCGCGGAACGGCGGGCGGCCGCCGGCCAGTCGCCGGCGCCGGTGATCGCCGTCGTCAGCGCGAGCCTGGACCTGGACTTCTCGCTGCCGCTGTTCACCGCGCCGCTGATCCCGACGCTGATCCTGACCGGCGCCACCGCGCCCCCCGAGCGGGTGGCGGCCGCCACGAAGGCCGGCGCGCACGTCGTCACGGCGGGCGACGGGGCCGGCGCCGATCCGGTGCGGGCCGTCCGCGAACTGGCGGAGCTGGGGCTCACCAGGCTGCTGCACGAGGGCGGTCCGCGGTTGTTGGCACAGTTCACCGCTGCCGGGGTAGTCGACGAGCTGTGTCTGACCATCGCTCCACTCCTGACCGCGGGGGATGCCCCGCGGATCATGAACGGCCCCGGAGTCACCGTGCCGGAACGTTTCTCCCCCACCTCGATCCTCGAAGAGGACGGTTTCCTGTTCACCCGTTACACCCGCGGCTGA
- a CDS encoding indole-3-glycerol phosphate synthase, with amino-acid sequence MFTTVLMIEKPLAPADVELVTTLHGDEPVSFVVLMQPRGDQDRLLRAVDDVALGYLDDAAKENEVPEGQEATLPAERALSHSLASLRAAGVEAIGEVVEDHPLDLLKSVVEQTHADEVIVLTAPHFVEEFFHRDWTSRARHKVGVPVLKLFAQHD; translated from the coding sequence GTGTTCACGACCGTACTCATGATCGAGAAGCCGCTCGCCCCCGCCGATGTGGAGCTCGTGACCACACTCCACGGCGACGAGCCCGTCTCCTTCGTCGTACTCATGCAGCCGCGCGGCGACCAGGACCGGCTTCTGCGGGCCGTGGACGATGTCGCCCTCGGCTACCTGGACGACGCCGCCAAGGAAAACGAGGTGCCCGAGGGGCAGGAGGCCACGCTCCCGGCCGAGCGGGCCCTGAGCCACTCGCTGGCCTCGCTGCGCGCCGCCGGCGTGGAGGCGATCGGCGAGGTGGTCGAGGACCACCCGCTGGACCTGCTGAAGTCGGTGGTCGAGCAGACCCACGCCGACGAGGTGATCGTGCTGACCGCGCCGCACTTCGTGGAGGAGTTCTTCCACCGCGACTGGACGTCGCGGGCGCGGCACAAGGTGGGGGTCCCGGTCCTGAAGCTCTTCGCTCAGCACGACTGA
- the zapE gene encoding cell division protein ZapE — MSTPVSALAQTAGSASVAGGPATLCGRMPQVPADRLVAEMVPPPRFDTVRFDNYLPDPDQPSQTDAVKALSGFAATLGGATAVNGGRKRWFRRESQAPAGPGGVYLDGGYGVGKTHLLASLWHAAPAPRELKAFGTFVELTNLVGALGFQQAVQALSGHRLVCIDEFELDDPGDTVLVSSLLGKLADAGVKLAATSNTLPGKLGEGRFAASDFMREIQGLSSRFLPLRIDGQDYRHRGLPEAPSPYSDRQVTEAADRTPGASLDDFGPLLDHLARVHPSRYGALCDGVDAVFLRAVRPVADQATALRLVVLADRLYDREVPVMASGTPFDQIFSEEMLAGGYRKKYFRAISRLTALARDAKQLPGAGATA, encoded by the coding sequence GTGTCAACCCCTGTCTCCGCCCTCGCCCAGACCGCCGGTTCCGCCTCCGTCGCCGGAGGCCCGGCGACCCTGTGCGGCCGGATGCCCCAGGTACCCGCGGACCGGCTGGTCGCCGAAATGGTGCCGCCGCCGCGCTTCGACACCGTCCGGTTCGACAACTACCTCCCGGACCCCGATCAGCCCAGCCAGACGGACGCGGTGAAGGCGCTCAGCGGCTTCGCGGCGACCCTCGGCGGGGCGACGGCGGTCAACGGCGGCAGGAAGCGCTGGTTCCGGCGCGAGTCCCAGGCCCCGGCCGGGCCCGGCGGGGTCTACCTCGACGGCGGGTACGGCGTCGGCAAGACCCACCTGCTCGCCTCGCTCTGGCACGCGGCCCCCGCGCCGCGCGAGCTGAAGGCGTTCGGCACGTTCGTGGAGCTCACCAACCTCGTCGGGGCGCTCGGCTTCCAGCAGGCGGTACAGGCCCTGAGCGGCCACCGGCTGGTCTGCATCGACGAGTTCGAGCTGGACGACCCGGGCGACACCGTGCTGGTGTCCTCCCTGCTCGGCAAGCTCGCCGACGCGGGCGTGAAGCTCGCCGCGACGTCGAACACGCTGCCGGGCAAGCTCGGCGAGGGCCGCTTCGCCGCCTCCGACTTCATGCGGGAGATCCAGGGGCTGTCCTCCCGCTTCCTCCCGCTGCGCATCGACGGCCAGGACTACCGGCACCGCGGACTGCCCGAGGCCCCGTCGCCCTACTCGGACCGGCAGGTCACCGAGGCGGCGGACCGTACGCCGGGAGCCTCGCTCGACGACTTCGGCCCGCTCCTCGACCACCTGGCGCGGGTCCACCCCAGCCGCTACGGAGCGCTGTGCGACGGCGTCGACGCCGTCTTCCTGCGGGCCGTGCGACCGGTGGCCGACCAGGCCACGGCGCTGCGGCTGGTGGTGCTCGCCGACCGGCTGTACGACCGCGAGGTGCCCGTGATGGCCTCCGGCACCCCGTTCGACCAGATCTTCAGCGAGGAGATGCTGGCCGGCGGCTACCGCAAGAAGTACTTCCGGGCCATATCCCGGCTCACCGCGCTCGCCCGTGACGCGAAGCAGCTCCCCGGCGCTGGCGCCACCGCCTGA